The following are from one region of the Gloeomargarita lithophora Alchichica-D10 genome:
- a CDS encoding DUF7219 family protein, producing MSAPEPLPNEPDKEGFIYARSTYRGEFTPEKLIFNANLQEFAQRIGIICGLETGGKITSEEAYSEVKKLWKSLKGSWKNLGFHEEQDNF from the coding sequence GTGTCTGCCCCAGAACCATTACCGAATGAGCCGGACAAAGAAGGGTTTATTTATGCCCGTTCCACCTATCGGGGAGAGTTTACCCCGGAAAAGCTGATTTTCAATGCCAATTTGCAGGAATTTGCCCAAAGAATTGGGATTATTTGCGGTCTGGAAACTGGCGGCAAAATCACTAGCGAAGAAGCCTACAGTGAAGTCAAAAAGTTGTGGAAATCCCTCAAGGGAAGTTGGAAAAACTTGGGGTTTCATGAGGAACAGGATAATTTCTAA
- a CDS encoding prolyl hydroxylase family protein: MDVIPLDRDILWIPGVFDPAICQHIIEIVNSRELLAAGILLDTVDTQIRSSDILNLGGVQPLLKSTNELLVTCLLPVQKLLHRYYGIGFYDMESISILRYQPGQFYQRHVDNVLLSSRRAEVAQGIPTRDLGIVGYLNGDFTGGETYFDRQNVTVKPEPGAVVVFPAYYTHPHQSLPVQSGVKYALTTWLFHRH; encoded by the coding sequence ATGGATGTAATCCCCCTCGACCGGGATATTTTATGGATTCCGGGGGTATTTGATCCTGCCATTTGTCAACATATTATTGAAATTGTCAATTCTCGAGAACTCTTGGCGGCGGGTATTTTGTTAGATACGGTGGATACTCAAATCCGCTCCAGCGATATTCTTAACTTAGGCGGGGTACAACCATTGCTTAAGTCCACCAATGAACTTCTGGTGACCTGTCTATTGCCGGTGCAAAAACTGCTCCACCGTTACTATGGCATTGGGTTTTATGATATGGAATCTATCTCCATTTTGCGTTATCAACCGGGGCAATTTTATCAACGCCATGTGGATAATGTTCTCCTCAGCAGTCGGCGGGCGGAAGTGGCGCAGGGGATTCCGACCCGTGACTTAGGAATTGTGGGTTATTTGAATGGGGATTTTACCGGCGGGGAAACCTATTTTGACCGGCAGAATGTAACGGTTAAGCCTGAACCGGGGGCGGTGGTGGTCTTTCCCGCCTATTACACCCATCCCCACCAATCCCTGCCGGTGCAATCGGGGGTAAAATACGCCCTGACCACTTGGCTGTTCCATCGTCACTAG
- a CDS encoding bifunctional folylpolyglutamate synthase/dihydrofolate synthase encodes MVTEPEIYLFFQQLQRFGITLGLERIERLLTHLGQPQNQVPVIHVTGTNGKGSVCAYLASILTACGYRTGLYISPHLIHYQERIQIDGKPIQIADWWRILGQIKQVVASDSIPVTEFEVITALMWLYFVEIKVDIAVIEVGLGGRLDATNVISNPLITVITSIGLDHQERLGSELTDIAREKAGILKPYRPLVRGLVSPPAAQVIDTQAHALNCPVITIEPPIHAKQLLHFQGHDYRIPLAGAHQFLNAEIALEAITELRKQGWNLPIDKVQKGIANTRWPGRLQWVHWQGKKILLDGAHNPEAAQILRQYIDQQNLKPVHWILGLLQTKDAVAVLKNLLHPGDRVSFVPIPGHNYHEPSRLCHLATHHCPGIVAHAEVNVSDVCGVISEQYTPVICGSLYLIGQVLQSITTTTVP; translated from the coding sequence GTGGTGACTGAACCGGAAATTTATTTATTTTTTCAGCAGTTACAACGCTTTGGTATTACCCTGGGTTTGGAGCGTATAGAAAGGTTATTAACGCATCTGGGACAACCGCAAAATCAAGTCCCTGTAATTCATGTTACCGGTACGAATGGGAAAGGCTCTGTTTGTGCTTATCTAGCGAGTATATTAACCGCCTGTGGCTATCGGACAGGACTTTACATTTCACCCCATTTAATTCATTATCAAGAGCGCATTCAAATTGATGGTAAGCCAATTCAAATAGCAGATTGGTGGCGGATTTTGGGTCAAATAAAACAGGTGGTTGCCAGCGATAGTATTCCAGTGACTGAATTTGAAGTGATTACCGCTTTGATGTGGCTTTATTTTGTAGAAATAAAAGTAGATATTGCTGTGATAGAAGTGGGGTTAGGGGGGCGATTGGATGCTACCAATGTAATTAGTAATCCCCTGATTACTGTGATTACTTCTATTGGCTTAGACCATCAGGAACGCTTGGGTTCTGAATTGACGGATATTGCGCGGGAAAAGGCCGGGATTCTCAAGCCCTATCGTCCTCTGGTGCGAGGGTTGGTTTCCCCACCCGCCGCTCAGGTAATTGATACCCAAGCCCATGCCTTAAATTGCCCAGTGATCACGATTGAACCGCCTATTCATGCAAAGCAATTACTTCATTTTCAAGGGCATGATTATCGAATACCATTGGCCGGAGCGCATCAATTTTTGAATGCTGAAATTGCCCTAGAAGCTATTACAGAATTAAGAAAGCAAGGATGGAATTTGCCAATAGATAAAGTCCAAAAGGGCATAGCAAATACCCGGTGGCCAGGACGTTTACAATGGGTGCATTGGCAGGGTAAAAAGATACTATTAGATGGGGCGCATAATCCCGAAGCCGCTCAGATTTTACGTCAGTATATTGACCAGCAAAATCTTAAACCGGTGCATTGGATTTTGGGTTTATTACAAACCAAAGATGCGGTGGCAGTCCTCAAAAATCTATTACATCCTGGCGACCGGGTGAGTTTTGTCCCCATTCCCGGACATAATTACCATGAACCCAGCCGACTCTGCCATTTGGCTACACATCATTGCCCTGGAATTGTCGCCCATGCTGAGGTAAATGTATCTGATGTTTGTGGGGTGATTTCTGAGCAATATACGCCGGTAATCTGTGGTTCTTTATATCTCATTGGTCAGGTTCTTCAATCCATCACAACCACCACAGTACCCTAA
- a CDS encoding cysteine synthase A: MDIRNGFVETIGQTPLIRLNALSDETGCEILGKAEFLNPGGSVKDRAALSIIRDAEQRGLLRPGGTVVEGTAGNTGIGLAHICNARGYRCLIVIPDTQSQEKIDLLRLLGAEVKLVPAVPYRDPNNYIKVSARLAQEMDNAIWANQFDNLANRQAHYTTTGPEIWQQTAGKINAWVAAIGTGGTFAGVSLYLKEQNPQIYCVVADPLGSAYFSYVKTGELKSAGSSITEGIGNSRITGNLEQVPLDDALQITDLACVKMVYHLLKKEGLFLGSSTGINVAAAVQLAQQLGAGHTIVTILCDGGARYQSRLFNQTWLQQKGLWPEEFN, from the coding sequence ATGGACATCCGCAACGGATTTGTTGAAACCATTGGCCAGACCCCTTTGATCCGCTTGAATGCTTTGAGTGACGAGACGGGCTGTGAAATTTTGGGCAAAGCGGAATTTCTCAATCCGGGCGGCTCGGTCAAGGATCGGGCGGCCTTGTCCATCATTCGGGATGCGGAACAACGGGGGTTATTGCGACCCGGCGGCACGGTCGTTGAGGGTACGGCGGGGAACACGGGGATTGGTTTAGCTCACATTTGCAATGCCCGCGGCTATCGTTGTTTAATTGTGATTCCCGACACCCAATCCCAGGAAAAAATTGATTTGTTGAGATTGCTGGGCGCAGAAGTCAAATTGGTTCCTGCCGTGCCCTACCGTGACCCAAATAACTATATCAAAGTTTCGGCTCGCTTGGCTCAAGAAATGGATAATGCGATTTGGGCAAATCAATTTGATAATTTGGCCAACCGTCAGGCGCATTACACCACCACTGGACCAGAAATCTGGCAACAAACGGCGGGGAAAATCAATGCCTGGGTAGCGGCAATTGGCACTGGCGGCACGTTTGCGGGGGTTTCTTTGTACTTGAAAGAGCAAAATCCCCAGATTTATTGTGTCGTAGCTGATCCACTGGGAAGTGCCTATTTTAGTTATGTGAAAACCGGGGAATTAAAAAGCGCAGGTAGTTCCATCACCGAAGGTATTGGCAACTCCCGAATTACGGGCAATTTGGAGCAAGTGCCGCTGGATGATGCCCTACAAATTACGGATTTAGCCTGTGTTAAAATGGTTTATCATTTACTCAAAAAAGAGGGATTATTTCTGGGGAGTTCTACGGGGATTAATGTGGCGGCGGCGGTGCAGTTAGCACAACAACTGGGGGCAGGACATACCATTGTTACTATTCTCTGTGATGGGGGCGCCCGCTACCAATCCCGTTTATTTAATCAGACCTGGTTGCAACAAAAAGGACTCTGGCCAGAGGAGTTTAATTAA